The following is a genomic window from Candidatus Obscuribacter sp..
CAATGCTGAGCAAAGATTGAGGGCTGTAAATACGCTTAGTGATCTGGTTGGTCTCAATCGTACTGTTTATCACCCAGAAATAGCCAGATTTATTTTGCTGCAACCTGACCGCTTTTCGGCTTTAGTCGAGAGTGGTGCTCTAGAGGTTGATGAAGAAGTCAGACCGCTGCTTGTTGATCTGGTGCATTCATTGGCTGCTGATGATACTTTTGGCCGTGAATACCTCATGGAGACGCTCAGATCTAACAAGCATCAGACTTTTAACAATTTTGTGATAGACGCCAGTGTATGTCCCGAGTCCCAGCGTAGGGGCAAAGCGATGGACAAGCTTGAGGTGGCGTTGATAAAACACCTGCTAGGCGAAGACAATGCCGAAATCAGTCAGGCAATTATGAGAGCAATACTGGTGAGTGAGGCCGAGCCGGTTGGAGAGGCTGCTAACATCTTAAATGAGTTGGCGCGGCGCGGCGATCCGCTAAAAAGGGATTTTGCCAAGCGCATGCTCAGGCGCACAAAAGATGTTATTTTGCTACCAATGAGACCTGATGAATACTGATAGCCCGGCTTTTGTCCTCGTTTATGAAATAGTCTGCCGTATCCCACGTGGCAAAGTTTTGACTTATGGTTTGCTCTCGCACCTTATTGGTAAGCGTCTCTCAGCGCAGGGTGTGGGTTGGGCTCTCAATGCTCTACCTTGCTCGGCAAAAGTAGCCAATGGCAAAAAATATCACAGTCAAAATGTACCCTGGCACCGTGTCGTCAATAGCAAAGGCGGTATGAGTACGCACAAAATAATAGATATCCCGCCCGATATGCAAAAGCAATTGCTTGAGGCAGAGGGCGTCAAATTTGATAGTGAGGACAAGATGGTCCTCGATGATTACCTCTGGCATGAGGGTCTTGTGTAAAAAGTGGTGGCAGCTCAGGATTTCAAGAGTAAATGTGCGATGGCACAAACACCGCTGCCGTGGGGATTATCAGTGTTCCCAGATTTGCATTAGTTTCTACCTTATATCTGTCCAATTCTTTCTGAGCCCGCATAGGGCATCCTTTTAGGATGTTACCGGCGAGGACAATATAGTGACGATATCTAAAAAAACTGGTGTGCTCGTAGCACTGGCCCTGACTCCGGGCATGCTCTTACAGATAACACCAGCTATCGCTCAGTCAGCCAAATCTACCACAAGAGTTAGCGTCAAGACCGCTCCTCGCGCCACAAGTAGTGGTCCTGGTGCTCGCGCTGCTCAATCGCAATTGCGTGTAGCACCGCCCAGCAACCGTGTTGCTGTGCACGCTTTGAGGGACAGACTGTTTAAAGGCAAAATCAGTGCTGATGATGCCGCCGCCGAAAAACTCCTCCTCGATGGCAAATATGCACAAGCGCAAGATGCCTTCCGCATGGCTATCAACAAAAACTCTAAAGACACAGCTGCTTTGACTGGTATGGGCTTGGCTCTGGCACTACAGTTTAAGCTCGATGCTGCCGACGAAAAATTCACCCAGGCGCTAAAAGTAAATAACAAAACAGCTCTGGCTTATGTCGGACAGGGTATGGTCAAGCTCTATCGCTTGCAGTCATCATCAATGAGTGTCATACAACAGCGTCAGGGCATGCTGGCTAGTGCTGAGGCATCCTGCCGTCAAGCTCTCAAGCTCGATCCTGATACTGCAGAGGCTTACATCGTGCTTGGTCTGGTGCAACGTGAGCAAGGTCGCCTCAATGACGCCAAGCGCAGCCTCAGTCAGGCGATTAGGCTTGATCCCAAATACGGCACTGCCTTTGTCCAACGTGGTCTGATTGAGCTTAAGACAGGCGAAACAGCCGTAGCTTTGCAAGACTTTAGCGAAGCTATCGCCCT
Proteins encoded in this region:
- a CDS encoding MGMT family protein, with translation MNTDSPAFVLVYEIVCRIPRGKVLTYGLLSHLIGKRLSAQGVGWALNALPCSAKVANGKKYHSQNVPWHRVVNSKGGMSTHKIIDIPPDMQKQLLEAEGVKFDSEDKMVLDDYLWHEGLV